One region of Exiguobacterium acetylicum genomic DNA includes:
- a CDS encoding ABC transporter permease produces the protein MLKFIWNSWWRNKERFILLLVGVLIVSTGLSYLIGTTQANNGTVVDELQKRWGSSYDIVVRPEGSRSVTEDLNLLEPNYMSGLDGGITRKQYETIKQIADVEVAAPIAMIGNYYTDAVKDTYNFKEPGIYKISYKDMQDTGLKKETESMSFFAGAGWSPPESDGLNRDISPQELGEFPIIGYGSAVMLAGIDPEAEAQLVGLDQATKKATHSRYFTKEDIVNDYGDGVWDIPLIMNSQEYVNASRTYRYEKVDIPLVKDSMVETVRSIMKKGGESYLKTLPLKDTKEYYISTEQASKQLIKNILEDKVPENADGGFDWMYLKPSSVEYQTIASPFAKRWPFTYQVTPQEVAKEVLISKRSMYRKARIFGDGTGNLDKVPKMHLNYIGVFDPKKLNISKDPLTELPMETYFPAKAQWVMDKNEKPVNPVRDVKPTNDPYDFLTKPPSMLTTLDAAFKLRGEKAISAIRVNVKGVETMNATSEKKLKAVAQEIEDKTGLITDVTLGSSPQLALTYLPGLKGESALGWIQQPWIKLGSSMAIFQEAKVGMSGIIASVIAVALVYVFSSNIILLYARKKEFAILLSLGWRPRQLSKLLFLEATLLGTLVALISWTILGSFWLTTDHPIALSRIILIGLAGLLIYWGGTLVPMTLIRRIQPFESMRSGEVSKGRRFVRAQSVLGMSINQLATYWQRTILSTIAIALPTSLFIFFLFITFRLKGVLYATWLGEYVALEVGTMHYVAMGVALLIAILTTTEIMWQNVNERKSQLAVLKATGWRNGQIRTLVLSEGLMTGLFAGIIGLLIALAMIGFVYNQFPTGELGFLSVMLLIPMVTGVLGALLPAQRAVSITPNAAIGSVATNTKATERRFRLALSAVGGALVVGVASLFFFATTEEGPASTKPIQTATPTVKTTGTKLADVKDTKKKATTSKKVNSSKLNQLMDRGVVQTYPGDPNVKKQVFKVGKLLPTPPKELKLPTLDDEQYVTVPVLLENYKDQSGVGYASYKPNLFTLEDTNGKKYEVVDYENRNPDAWKDGYRYFAPLASRVDLVFRVPRDKNTYVLFATSEAIAKPTTVKIEVDAVNAASTTAKTGQKKQSKKTNTDVIEKLMAEGGKQTYPGDPNVMKYHGFKVSSAKRVQLPDLPSSKQAVSVTLELQVEGEATADSYIDYKPFTFPLIDSRKKSYTPEKTINHNKKAYSDNLGYHAPLHSKIDVLYIVPKTESTFVMNAYGGFTGYIYTVKITL, from the coding sequence ATGCTTAAATTCATTTGGAATTCCTGGTGGCGCAACAAGGAGCGGTTCATCTTGCTCCTCGTCGGCGTCCTGATCGTCAGTACCGGACTAAGTTACTTGATCGGTACGACACAAGCCAACAACGGAACGGTCGTCGATGAACTGCAAAAACGCTGGGGCTCATCGTACGATATCGTCGTTCGTCCGGAAGGCAGCCGGAGCGTGACAGAAGACTTGAACCTGCTCGAACCGAACTACATGAGTGGGCTCGACGGCGGGATCACCCGCAAACAATATGAGACGATCAAGCAGATTGCCGACGTCGAAGTCGCAGCACCAATTGCGATGATCGGGAACTATTATACGGATGCTGTGAAGGATACCTACAACTTCAAGGAACCAGGCATTTATAAGATTTCATATAAAGATATGCAAGATACTGGACTAAAAAAAGAAACAGAATCTATGTCGTTCTTTGCCGGAGCAGGATGGTCCCCTCCTGAGAGTGACGGATTGAATCGAGATATTTCACCGCAAGAACTAGGCGAGTTTCCCATCATCGGTTACGGGAGCGCAGTGATGCTTGCCGGGATTGATCCGGAAGCAGAAGCACAACTCGTTGGACTCGATCAAGCAACCAAAAAGGCTACGCATAGTCGATATTTTACGAAAGAAGATATCGTCAACGATTATGGTGACGGTGTCTGGGACATCCCATTAATCATGAACAGTCAAGAGTACGTCAATGCTTCGCGGACCTATCGCTACGAGAAAGTCGATATCCCACTCGTCAAAGATTCAATGGTTGAAACGGTGCGCAGTATCATGAAAAAAGGTGGCGAATCTTATCTCAAGACACTCCCTCTCAAAGATACGAAAGAATACTATATTTCGACAGAGCAAGCATCAAAACAACTTATTAAGAATATTCTCGAAGATAAGGTCCCAGAAAATGCAGATGGTGGCTTTGACTGGATGTATTTAAAACCATCATCTGTCGAGTATCAAACGATTGCTAGTCCCTTTGCCAAACGTTGGCCGTTCACCTATCAAGTAACACCTCAAGAGGTCGCAAAAGAAGTTTTGATTTCGAAACGATCGATGTACCGAAAAGCGCGTATTTTCGGTGACGGTACGGGTAACCTAGACAAAGTACCGAAAATGCATTTGAACTATATTGGTGTCTTTGATCCGAAAAAATTGAACATCTCGAAGGACCCATTGACGGAACTACCGATGGAGACCTACTTCCCGGCGAAAGCCCAATGGGTCATGGATAAGAACGAAAAACCGGTCAATCCAGTTCGCGACGTCAAACCGACGAACGATCCATATGACTTCTTGACGAAACCACCATCGATGCTGACGACGCTTGACGCCGCCTTTAAGTTACGTGGTGAGAAAGCCATCTCCGCCATTCGTGTCAATGTTAAAGGTGTCGAGACGATGAACGCGACGAGTGAGAAGAAGTTAAAAGCTGTTGCTCAAGAGATCGAGGACAAGACCGGTTTAATCACCGACGTCACGCTCGGCTCCTCGCCACAGCTCGCGCTGACATACCTCCCTGGATTAAAAGGTGAATCGGCACTCGGTTGGATCCAGCAACCGTGGATCAAACTCGGTTCGTCGATGGCCATCTTCCAGGAAGCGAAGGTCGGAATGAGCGGTATCATTGCCAGTGTCATCGCTGTTGCGCTCGTCTATGTCTTTAGTTCAAACATCATCTTACTCTATGCCCGCAAGAAGGAATTCGCGATCTTACTGTCGCTCGGTTGGCGTCCACGTCAGCTCTCGAAGCTTCTGTTCCTGGAAGCGACACTACTCGGCACACTCGTCGCCTTGATCTCTTGGACGATCCTCGGTTCGTTCTGGCTAACGACGGATCATCCGATTGCCTTATCACGGATCATCTTGATTGGACTTGCCGGACTGTTGATTTACTGGGGCGGTACGCTCGTCCCGATGACGCTTATCCGCCGGATTCAACCATTCGAAAGTATGCGTTCCGGCGAAGTCTCCAAAGGTCGTCGCTTCGTTCGGGCACAAAGTGTCCTTGGGATGAGCATCAACCAGCTCGCGACGTATTGGCAACGGACGATCCTCTCGACGATCGCAATCGCCTTGCCGACAAGTCTGTTCATCTTCTTCCTGTTCATCACCTTCCGCTTGAAAGGTGTCCTGTACGCGACATGGCTCGGTGAATACGTTGCCCTTGAAGTCGGTACGATGCATTACGTTGCGATGGGCGTTGCTTTACTCATCGCCATCCTGACGACGACGGAGATCATGTGGCAAAACGTCAACGAACGAAAAAGTCAGCTCGCTGTCTTAAAAGCAACCGGCTGGCGGAACGGACAAATCCGGACGCTTGTCTTAAGTGAAGGATTGATGACGGGACTGTTCGCTGGAATCATCGGTTTACTGATCGCACTTGCGATGATCGGCTTCGTCTATAACCAGTTCCCAACAGGTGAGCTTGGTTTCTTGAGTGTCATGTTGTTGATTCCGATGGTGACAGGTGTTCTTGGTGCCCTTTTACCGGCACAACGGGCCGTCAGTATTACGCCAAATGCTGCGATCGGAAGTGTCGCAACGAATACGAAAGCGACGGAACGACGTTTCCGACTCGCCCTATCCGCAGTTGGTGGTGCCCTTGTCGTTGGTGTCGCTTCCCTGTTCTTCTTTGCTACGACAGAAGAAGGACCTGCGTCTACGAAACCTATACAAACAGCAACACCAACAGTCAAGACGACAGGAACGAAATTGGCAGATGTAAAAGACACGAAAAAGAAAGCGACCACTTCGAAGAAAGTCAATTCGAGCAAGCTCAATCAACTAATGGACCGTGGAGTCGTTCAAACCTATCCAGGAGATCCAAATGTTAAGAAACAGGTGTTCAAGGTTGGAAAACTACTTCCGACTCCTCCAAAAGAATTGAAATTACCAACTCTCGATGACGAACAATATGTCACGGTGCCAGTCCTTTTAGAGAACTACAAGGACCAATCTGGAGTAGGCTACGCTTCGTATAAACCGAATCTTTTCACCCTAGAAGATACGAATGGAAAAAAATACGAGGTGGTTGATTACGAGAACCGTAACCCAGACGCTTGGAAGGATGGTTATCGCTACTTTGCACCTTTAGCTTCAAGGGTTGACCTCGTGTTCCGTGTTCCGCGTGACAAAAATACGTATGTCCTCTTTGCGACAAGCGAGGCCATTGCCAAACCAACGACCGTCAAAATCGAAGTCGATGCTGTGAATGCTGCATCAACTACCGCAAAGACCGGACAAAAGAAGCAATCAAAAAAAACGAATACAGATGTCATCGAAAAATTGATGGCTGAAGGTGGGAAGCAAACTTATCCAGGTGATCCTAATGTAATGAAGTACCATGGATTCAAGGTTAGTTCTGCTAAACGAGTTCAACTTCCTGATTTACCATCATCTAAACAAGCCGTTTCTGTCACGCTTGAATTACAAGTAGAAGGTGAAGCTACAGCCGATTCTTACATCGACTACAAACCATTTACGTTCCCATTGATAGATAGTCGGAAGAAAAGTTATACCCCTGAAAAAACAATCAATCACAATAAAAAAGCCTACTCAGACAACTTAGGGTACCACGCTCCTTTGCACTCAAAAATCGATGTCCTCTACATCGTTCCAAAAACTGAGAGCACCTTCGTGATGAACGCATACGGCGGATTTACCGGTTATATCTACACCGTTAAAATCACATTATGA
- a CDS encoding ABC transporter permease — protein sequence MLRFIWNSWWRNKERFILLLVGVLIVSTGLSYLIGTTQANNGTVVDELQKRWGSSYDIVVRPEGSRSVTEDLNLLEPNYMSGLDGGITRKQYETIKQIADVEVAAPIAMIGYTSTSSSVGTHTIQEEGIYRLKIKDSQNTGLKNESYTMTTFLAAGWEPMGDATRTGVSPLKLGEQPLYDYGSEVMIAGIDPAAEDQLVGLKKATTTGTYSRFFSETDLPASYGDQATQIPILLNSREYVDAMRTYTYEKVELPFTATGVADMVQKIEQKGGKAYLSKLPVGEPTSYSITTQDVQKKLVDGILKNTLSTGEANNSDSLSSITLKPSPVEYKTIKSPYGSRWPFTYQVQPKEVAKESLLFKRSMYREAREFEGGFKGWKQVHLNYIGVFNPRKLDVSKDPLTELPMETYFPAKAQWVMDQNDRPVNPVRDVKPANDSYDFLTKPPSMLTTLDAAFKLRGDKAISAIRVNVKGVETMNATSEKKLQAVAQEIEDKTGLITDVTLGSSPQLALTYLPGLKGESALGWVQQPWIKLGSSIAIFQEAKVGMSGIIASVIAVALVYVFSSNIILLYARKKEFAILLALGWRPRQLSRLLFLEATLLGTLVALIAWVILGSFWITADHPISLGRIILIGLSGLLIYWGGTIVPTLLIRRIQPFESMRSGEVSKGRRFVRAQSVIGMSINQLATYWQRTLLSIIAIALPTSLFIFFLFITFRLKGVLYATWLGEYVALEVGTMHYVAMGVALLIAILTTTEIMWQNVNERKNQLAVLKATGWRNGQIRLLVLSEGVMTGLFAGIVGLLVALGMIGFVYNQFPTSELGFLSLMLLIPVTTGVFGALLPAQRAVRITPNAAIGGVNDNQQLTERRFKWALGSMAATLVIGTTSLFLLAAPETRTAQKEITTPKVQTTGQKLKNLAQDPDDKKHTAADNTALEQLMNAGAIQTYPGDPAAKNYDFSVKKLVSTPKELKLKEKSGYRFVTIPVFLHNRDELAADSFSSYRPQTFSLIALDGKEFTPVDYVNHDKTAWVNAFQYINSKKSWVDLVYQVPVDQKVFVLLAKDEAVEKTTTVKITLADIKKANTSATSLSKDDPDN from the coding sequence ATGCTGAGATTCATCTGGAATTCCTGGTGGCGTAACAAGGAGCGGTTCATCTTGCTCCTCGTCGGCGTCCTGATCGTCAGTACCGGACTGAGTTACTTGATCGGTACGACGCAAGCTAACAACGGAACGGTCGTTGATGAACTGCAAAAACGCTGGGGCTCATCGTATGATATCGTCGTCCGTCCGGAAGGCAGCCGGAGTGTGACGGAAGACTTGAACCTGCTCGAACCGAACTATATGAGTGGACTCGACGGCGGGATCACCCGCAAGCAGTACGAGACGATCAAGCAGATTGCTGATGTCGAGGTCGCAGCACCAATCGCGATGATTGGTTATACATCGACATCGAGTAGCGTCGGTACCCATACGATTCAAGAAGAAGGAATTTACCGCTTGAAAATCAAGGATTCTCAAAATACGGGACTCAAAAACGAATCTTATACCATGACAACGTTTCTTGCTGCTGGCTGGGAACCAATGGGTGATGCAACGCGCACAGGCGTCTCCCCTTTAAAACTTGGTGAACAACCCCTCTATGACTACGGCTCAGAAGTCATGATTGCCGGAATCGATCCTGCTGCTGAAGACCAGCTCGTCGGTTTGAAAAAAGCGACCACTACCGGAACGTATAGCCGTTTCTTCAGCGAAACGGATCTTCCCGCTTCGTACGGTGATCAAGCGACGCAGATTCCGATTCTATTGAACTCTCGCGAATACGTCGATGCGATGCGCACCTATACATATGAAAAGGTAGAGCTTCCGTTCACTGCAACAGGCGTTGCAGACATGGTCCAAAAGATTGAACAAAAAGGTGGGAAAGCATACCTGAGTAAACTACCAGTAGGAGAGCCTACCTCTTATTCGATCACGACTCAAGACGTCCAAAAAAAGTTGGTGGACGGTATCCTTAAAAACACCTTGTCAACAGGCGAGGCGAACAATAGTGATTCACTGTCTTCCATTACTTTGAAACCTTCACCCGTTGAATACAAAACGATTAAAAGTCCGTATGGTTCCCGTTGGCCCTTTACCTACCAAGTCCAACCAAAAGAAGTCGCCAAGGAATCCTTGCTCTTCAAACGAAGCATGTATCGCGAAGCACGTGAATTCGAAGGTGGCTTTAAAGGATGGAAACAAGTCCATCTCAACTATATCGGTGTCTTTAACCCACGGAAGCTCGATGTTTCAAAGGATCCGTTGACTGAACTTCCGATGGAGACCTACTTCCCGGCAAAAGCGCAGTGGGTCATGGATCAAAACGATCGTCCGGTCAATCCAGTCCGTGACGTCAAGCCCGCCAACGACTCCTATGACTTCCTGACGAAACCACCATCGATGCTGACGACACTCGATGCTGCCTTTAAGTTACGCGGGGATAAAGCAATTTCTGCGATTCGCGTCAACGTCAAAGGGGTCGAGACGATGAACGCAACAAGTGAGAAAAAATTGCAAGCTGTCGCACAAGAAATCGAGGATAAGACCGGTTTAATCACGGACGTCACACTCGGTTCTTCCCCGCAACTCGCCTTGACGTATTTACCTGGTCTAAAAGGAGAATCGGCACTCGGTTGGGTCCAGCAGCCGTGGATCAAACTCGGGTCATCGATCGCAATTTTCCAAGAGGCGAAAGTCGGAATGAGTGGCATCATCGCGAGCGTCATCGCTGTCGCGCTCGTCTACGTCTTCAGTTCGAACATCATCTTGCTCTATGCTCGAAAAAAAGAATTCGCGATTTTACTCGCGCTCGGATGGCGTCCACGGCAGCTATCGAGACTCCTCTTCCTAGAAGCGACACTTCTTGGAACGCTGGTCGCACTCATCGCCTGGGTGATTCTCGGATCATTTTGGATAACAGCGGATCACCCGATTTCCCTCGGACGCATCATCTTGATCGGATTGTCCGGGCTTTTGATCTACTGGGGCGGTACGATTGTTCCGACGTTACTCATCAGACGCATTCAACCATTTGAAAGCATGCGCTCTGGCGAAGTCTCAAAAGGACGTCGTTTCGTCCGGGCACAAAGTGTTATTGGAATGAGCATCAACCAACTCGCGACTTACTGGCAACGCACGCTTCTGTCCATCATCGCAATTGCCTTACCGACAAGCTTGTTCATCTTCTTCTTGTTCATCACGTTCCGATTGAAAGGCGTCTTATATGCAACCTGGCTCGGTGAATACGTCGCGCTCGAAGTCGGTACGATGCATTATGTCGCAATGGGCGTCGCCTTACTCATCGCCATCCTGACGACGACCGAGATCATGTGGCAAAACGTCAATGAACGAAAGAATCAACTCGCTGTCCTTAAAGCGACAGGCTGGCGCAACGGTCAAATCCGACTTCTCGTCTTAAGCGAGGGTGTGATGACCGGACTCTTCGCTGGAATCGTCGGTCTACTAGTTGCCTTAGGAATGATTGGCTTCGTCTATAATCAGTTCCCAACCAGTGAACTCGGTTTCTTAAGTCTTATGCTCCTGATTCCGGTAACGACTGGTGTGTTTGGTGCCTTGCTTCCTGCCCAGCGTGCTGTGCGGATCACACCGAATGCAGCCATCGGTGGCGTAAACGATAATCAACAATTGACCGAACGTCGCTTCAAATGGGCACTCGGTAGCATGGCTGCTACGCTCGTCATCGGGACGACGAGTTTATTCCTCCTCGCTGCACCTGAAACGAGAACGGCTCAAAAAGAAATAACGACACCAAAAGTACAAACGACCGGACAAAAATTAAAAAATCTCGCTCAAGATCCTGACGATAAGAAACATACTGCCGCAGACAACACGGCACTGGAGCAATTGATGAACGCAGGCGCTATTCAGACGTATCCGGGTGACCCGGCGGCGAAGAATTATGACTTCTCTGTTAAAAAGCTCGTTTCAACACCAAAAGAGTTAAAGCTCAAGGAGAAGTCAGGATATCGTTTCGTGACGATTCCAGTTTTCCTTCATAACCGGGATGAATTAGCTGCAGATTCGTTTTCGTCATATCGACCACAAACCTTCTCTTTGATTGCTCTTGACGGAAAAGAGTTCACTCCCGTCGATTATGTCAATCACGATAAAACGGCTTGGGTAAATGCATTCCAATACATCAATTCGAAAAAATCATGGGTCGATCTTGTTTACCAAGTACCGGTTGACCAAAAGGTGTTCGTCTTGCTTGCAAAAGATGAGGCCGTTGAAAAAACGACGACCGTTAAGATCACGCTAGCCGATATCAAAAAAGCGAATACATCCGCTACTTCCCTCTCAAAAGACGACCCCGACAATTAA
- a CDS encoding GNAT family N-acetyltransferase, translating into MNLTAKRIFLRPLDVTDAHVLFEQTQDETLRYLTGTSATFSLEQIEQHILSIQADPSRFDFAICLNSGEMIGECSILDIEAELKQAGFRISMRALPWTGQGYGTEAIACIIRFCFEELRLHHLELEVFSHNERAVASYKKVGFDIVETIPDAVFYEGRSFDEIIMRKCSPFYA; encoded by the coding sequence ATGAACCTGACCGCAAAACGAATTTTCCTCCGTCCGCTTGACGTGACCGATGCACACGTCTTATTCGAACAAACCCAGGATGAGACATTACGTTATTTGACTGGTACGTCGGCAACGTTTTCGCTCGAACAGATTGAACAGCATATTCTATCGATTCAAGCTGATCCATCGCGCTTCGATTTCGCTATCTGTTTGAATTCTGGTGAAATGATTGGTGAGTGTTCCATTTTAGACATTGAGGCAGAGTTGAAACAAGCGGGCTTTCGTATTTCGATGCGTGCCCTCCCCTGGACCGGTCAAGGATACGGGACAGAAGCGATCGCGTGTATCATCCGGTTTTGTTTCGAGGAACTTCGACTTCATCACCTTGAACTTGAAGTGTTTTCGCATAATGAGCGAGCCGTCGCTTCGTATAAAAAAGTTGGCTTTGACATCGTAGAAACGATTCCTGATGCTGTATTCTATGAAGGGCGTTCGTTCGACGAAATCATCATGCGTAAATGTAGCCCATTCTATGCTTAA
- a CDS encoding MFS transporter: MSNWKYPGLLLLGVGVSNIGAWVYFIALNLIVLERTGSAFAVSVLYILLPISALLTSLWSGSVVDRINQRRLLVMLDVGRAALVFSLTLIDSLFVLYALVFILNIGNTLFETSSLIYMTKLVPETSRQRFNALKNFIQSAGFILGPSIAGFLFLIGSPETAIILNAGALLCSAALLSVLPDVRQAETPATSFSLQVILADWKETLQFARTRRYVTLVYAFYALMIVLMSGLDSLEASFATIVLQLDESTYGFLVSIAGIGTICGSAVNAIFTHRLSLRFLIQFGALMTPIGYVIFATATSFLTAAIGFFLLTFALAFANTGFMTFAQTHIPVETMGRFLSSIHVVQSAGVILLTALIGFYAETSIRLTYTVAAVSFLFIGGWIVWIVQDRTKRHHFTTETDETIKLSS, translated from the coding sequence ATGTCGAATTGGAAATACCCTGGATTGCTATTACTTGGTGTCGGTGTCTCGAACATCGGCGCTTGGGTCTACTTCATCGCCTTGAATTTAATTGTCCTCGAACGAACGGGATCAGCGTTCGCCGTCTCCGTTCTCTATATTTTATTGCCGATCTCCGCGCTGTTGACGAGTCTCTGGTCCGGTAGTGTCGTCGATCGGATCAATCAACGTCGCTTGCTCGTCATGCTTGACGTCGGGCGTGCCGCGCTCGTCTTTTCACTGACACTGATTGACTCTTTGTTTGTCCTTTACGCACTCGTCTTTATCCTGAACATTGGCAACACACTGTTTGAGACATCGTCATTGATCTACATGACGAAGCTCGTCCCGGAGACGAGTCGTCAACGGTTCAATGCGTTGAAGAACTTTATTCAATCAGCCGGCTTTATTCTCGGACCGTCGATTGCTGGATTCTTATTTTTGATTGGTTCCCCAGAAACAGCGATCATCCTGAATGCGGGAGCGTTGTTGTGTTCTGCTGCCTTACTGTCCGTCTTGCCCGACGTCCGTCAGGCAGAGACTCCAGCGACGTCCTTCTCACTCCAAGTGATTCTTGCGGACTGGAAAGAGACGCTTCAGTTTGCAAGGACGCGGCGCTACGTCACCCTCGTCTACGCCTTCTATGCGCTGATGATCGTCCTGATGAGCGGACTCGATTCGCTCGAAGCCTCGTTTGCGACGATCGTTCTGCAACTGGATGAGAGCACGTATGGATTTCTCGTCAGTATCGCTGGAATCGGCACCATCTGTGGTTCTGCCGTCAATGCGATCTTCACGCATCGCTTGTCGCTCCGCTTCTTGATTCAATTCGGAGCACTGATGACACCGATCGGTTATGTGATCTTTGCCACAGCGACATCGTTCCTGACGGCAGCAATCGGCTTTTTCTTGCTGACGTTCGCCCTTGCGTTTGCGAACACCGGCTTCATGACGTTCGCTCAAACGCACATTCCGGTCGAGACGATGGGACGATTCCTTAGTAGTATCCACGTCGTCCAGTCAGCTGGTGTCATTCTTTTGACGGCGTTAATTGGTTTCTATGCTGAGACCTCAATCCGCTTGACGTATACCGTCGCTGCAGTCAGCTTTCTGTTCATCGGTGGATGGATCGTTTGGATCGTCCAGGATCGAACGAAGCGTCATCATTTTACGACGGAAACGGACGAAACGATCAAGCTTTCGTCATGA
- a CDS encoding ArsR/SmtB family transcription factor has translation MFKRLNGGAMRKNEQDVQALDAAVGYFQDAIPIFQVLSDVNRQAIIIELARYDRLNVSQLDEKISLSRPAISHHLKVLRAAGIVASEKVGTENYYYLTLQEAVNVLKTLTAAIEEDCILR, from the coding sequence ATGTTTAAACGTTTAAACGGAGGCGCTATGAGAAAAAACGAACAGGATGTACAAGCTCTAGACGCAGCAGTAGGGTATTTTCAAGATGCAATTCCGATCTTTCAAGTCTTATCGGATGTCAATCGTCAAGCGATCATCATTGAATTGGCACGGTACGATCGTTTGAACGTCAGTCAATTGGATGAAAAAATTTCGTTATCTCGACCAGCGATTTCGCATCACCTGAAAGTATTGCGGGCAGCAGGAATCGTCGCTTCTGAGAAAGTCGGTACGGAGAACTACTATTATCTGACTTTACAAGAAGCGGTCAACGTCTTGAAAACATTGACGGCAGCCATTGAAGAAGATTGTATCCTACGCTGA
- a CDS encoding aldehyde dehydrogenase family protein has product MVLQDQAVTEEVYSGKRAFFDAGKTKTIDFRLRQLERLEQLVRSNEERILVALAKDLGKPTFEAYTSEIGVLYQELREAKKQLARWMEPKRVATPLVLQPSKSFIRHDPLGVVLIIGPWNYPFQLLLAPVIGAIAAGNCIVLKPSDLTPHTSGLIAELIAATFDPDYISVVLGDGAVVGDQLLDRFRFDHVFFTGSPGVGRHIAVKTAEKLVPTTLELGGKSPVIVDKSANLQVTAKRIVWSKFFNAGQTCVCPDYLLVEETVKEALIQLLKTEIRRAFGADPQLSESYGRIINERRVHALQRLMQQGTIVHGGRIDLADRYVEPTLLDAVSLEDDIMHEEIFGPLLPIVSFSSPEQAVSIIRRNRYPLALYLYTESSEMESYFLEHVEFGGGCINNGMVHLMNAELPFGGVGGSGMGAYHGRHTFETFSHAKSIVKTSTKLDPSLRYAPYTSKKMTIAKRYFAR; this is encoded by the coding sequence ATGGTTTTACAAGATCAAGCCGTAACCGAAGAAGTTTATAGTGGGAAACGTGCATTCTTTGATGCAGGGAAAACGAAGACGATCGATTTCCGGCTACGTCAGCTCGAACGGCTGGAACAGTTAGTCCGATCGAACGAAGAACGGATTCTCGTAGCATTAGCAAAGGATTTAGGAAAACCGACATTTGAAGCCTACACGTCAGAAATCGGCGTGCTCTATCAAGAGCTGCGTGAAGCGAAAAAACAATTGGCTCGCTGGATGGAGCCGAAGCGAGTCGCAACACCACTCGTCCTGCAGCCGTCAAAGAGCTTCATCCGACACGATCCGCTCGGTGTCGTCTTGATCATCGGACCATGGAATTACCCGTTCCAGCTGTTGCTTGCACCCGTCATCGGCGCAATCGCAGCCGGAAATTGCATCGTCTTGAAACCGTCGGATTTGACACCGCATACGTCGGGCTTGATTGCAGAGCTCATCGCAGCGACTTTCGATCCAGACTATATCAGTGTCGTCCTCGGTGATGGGGCAGTCGTTGGTGACCAATTACTCGACCGATTCCGCTTCGACCATGTCTTCTTTACGGGAAGCCCCGGTGTCGGACGACATATCGCCGTGAAGACGGCTGAGAAATTGGTTCCGACGACACTTGAGCTTGGCGGGAAGAGTCCTGTCATCGTCGATAAGAGTGCCAATCTCCAAGTAACAGCGAAACGGATCGTCTGGTCGAAATTCTTCAATGCCGGTCAAACGTGTGTCTGTCCGGATTATCTGCTCGTTGAAGAGACAGTCAAGGAGGCGTTGATCCAGTTGCTAAAAACAGAAATCAGACGTGCTTTTGGAGCGGATCCACAATTGAGTGAAAGTTATGGACGCATCATCAATGAGCGCCGCGTACACGCTCTGCAACGTCTGATGCAACAAGGCACGATCGTTCACGGAGGACGAATCGATTTAGCGGATCGCTACGTGGAGCCAACGTTGCTTGACGCTGTATCGCTTGAGGACGACATCATGCATGAAGAAATCTTCGGTCCGTTACTTCCGATCGTATCGTTCAGCTCACCGGAACAAGCTGTCTCGATCATTCGTCGCAATCGTTATCCACTCGCCTTATATCTCTATACGGAATCATCGGAGATGGAATCCTACTTCTTGGAGCACGTCGAGTTCGGAGGAGGATGTATCAACAATGGCATGGTGCATCTGATGAACGCTGAACTGCCGTTTGGTGGAGTCGGTGGTAGCGGGATGGGGGCGTATCACGGCAGACACACCTTTGAGACGTTCTCGCATGCGAAGAGCATCGTCAAAACGTCGACGAAACTAGATCCATCGTTACGCTACGCGCCGTACACGTCGAAAAAAATGACCATCGCAAAACGTTATTTTGCACGCTAA